From the Rhodoferax sp. WC2427 genome, one window contains:
- a CDS encoding DNA polymerase III subunit delta' translates to MSNPVLPPWVAQQRDSLLAQRGHAWLLQGPSGLGQYTLAMELVRAWLCDVPTAQGACGQCASCHAIEVHAHADLCLLMPEAMMVERGWPLSEKAQSDIDDKKRKASKEIRVDAMRDAVEFAQRTSGRGRGKAVLVYPAERMNHITANALLKTLEEPPGDVKFVLATGAAHQLLPTIRSRCMGHNMVWPEKDVSTAWLQAEGVPAADAGVLLAAAGSRPEDALQWARAGRTAHSWSAIPRAVGQGLLTVFADWAPAQVVDALQKLCHDLLLARVGAAPRFFAASDLPASPSVAALTQWSKDLNATARVVEHPFNAGLLLESLVGRAQNVLNSRP, encoded by the coding sequence ATGAGCAACCCTGTCTTGCCCCCCTGGGTGGCACAGCAACGCGACAGCCTGCTGGCCCAGCGCGGCCACGCCTGGCTGCTGCAAGGCCCCAGCGGCCTGGGCCAGTACACGCTGGCCATGGAGCTGGTGCGTGCCTGGCTGTGCGACGTGCCCACCGCCCAGGGTGCCTGCGGCCAGTGCGCCAGCTGCCACGCCATTGAGGTGCACGCCCACGCCGACCTGTGCCTGCTGATGCCCGAGGCCATGATGGTTGAGCGGGGCTGGCCGCTGAGCGAAAAGGCCCAGTCCGACATTGACGACAAAAAGCGCAAGGCCAGCAAGGAAATCCGCGTGGATGCCATGCGCGATGCCGTTGAGTTTGCGCAGCGCACCAGCGGCCGGGGCCGGGGCAAGGCGGTGCTGGTGTACCCGGCCGAGCGCATGAACCACATTACGGCCAACGCCCTGCTCAAAACCCTGGAAGAGCCGCCGGGCGACGTGAAGTTTGTGCTGGCCACCGGAGCCGCCCACCAGCTGCTTCCCACCATCCGCAGCCGCTGCATGGGGCACAACATGGTCTGGCCCGAAAAAGACGTGTCCACCGCCTGGCTGCAGGCCGAGGGCGTGCCCGCGGCCGATGCCGGCGTGCTGCTGGCCGCTGCCGGGAGCCGCCCGGAAGACGCCCTGCAATGGGCCCGCGCCGGGCGCACCGCGCACAGCTGGTCGGCCATTCCCCGCGCCGTGGGGCAGGGGTTGTTGACCGTGTTTGCCGACTGGGCTCCGGCCCAGGTGGTCGATGCCCTGCAAAAGCTTTGCCACGACCTGCTGCTGGCCCGCGTGGGGGCCGCACCGCGGTTTTTTGCGGCCAGCGACCTGCCAGCTTCCCCCTCGGTGGCAGCCCTGACCCAGTGGTCCAAAGACCTGAATGCCACCGCCCGCGTGGTCGAGCACCCCTTCAATGCGGGGCTGCTGCTGGAATCGCTGGTGGGCCGGGCCCAAAACGTCCTAAACTCGCGGCCATGA
- a CDS encoding folate-binding protein YgfZ, with the protein MNLLPNGSAPLTHLGIIRAEGADAAKFLHGQLTQDFALLGQTEARLAAFCNAKGRMQASFIGFKRSATEILLVCHRDLLATTLKRLGMFVMRAQAKLTDATADFDLYGTIGGPAQPAWTTTTVDGTTTVALYPADGQPRAMVIAPTGSPAPAGPVLGLDLWLWSEVRSGIATVSTPIFEALVPQMLNYESVGGVNFKKGCYPGQEIVARSQFRGTLKRRAAIAHAAVPMAAGQEVFHSADAEQPCGIVVQAAASPEGGWDAIVSLQIAAMQDGALTVDGAALTLLPLPYELLADI; encoded by the coding sequence ATGAACCTTTTACCCAACGGCTCCGCCCCCCTCACCCACCTGGGCATCATCCGCGCCGAAGGTGCCGATGCTGCTAAATTTCTACACGGCCAGCTGACACAGGACTTCGCGCTGCTGGGCCAGACCGAAGCCCGCCTGGCCGCGTTTTGCAATGCCAAGGGCCGCATGCAGGCCAGTTTTATTGGCTTCAAACGCAGCGCGACCGAGATCTTGCTCGTCTGCCACCGCGATCTGCTGGCCACCACCCTGAAGCGCCTGGGCATGTTTGTGATGCGCGCCCAGGCCAAATTGACGGATGCCACCGCCGACTTCGACCTGTACGGCACCATCGGCGGCCCGGCCCAGCCCGCCTGGACCACCACCACGGTGGACGGCACCACCACCGTCGCCCTCTACCCCGCCGACGGCCAGCCCCGCGCGATGGTCATCGCCCCCACCGGCAGCCCCGCGCCCGCAGGCCCGGTGCTGGGCCTGGACCTGTGGCTGTGGAGCGAGGTGCGCAGCGGCATTGCCACCGTGTCCACACCGATTTTTGAGGCCCTGGTGCCGCAGATGCTGAACTACGAGTCGGTCGGCGGCGTGAACTTCAAAAAAGGCTGCTACCCCGGCCAGGAAATTGTGGCCCGCAGCCAGTTCCGCGGCACCCTGAAACGCCGCGCCGCCATCGCGCATGCGGCAGTGCCGATGGCCGCGGGGCAAGAAGTCTTCCACTCCGCCGATGCCGAGCAACCCTGCGGCATCGTGGTGCAGGCCGCGGCCTCGCCCGAGGGTGGGTGGGACGCGATTGTGTCCTTGCAGATTGCGGCGATGCAGGACGGGGCTTTGACGGTGGATGGAGCGGCTTTGACCCTGCTGCCCCTGCCCTACGAACTACTGGCGGATATCTAA
- a CDS encoding GNAT family N-acetyltransferase, protein MNTLTIGPWSQLGTPASQVRTAVFVHEQNIPAEMEWDVADQTAVHAVICDAQGEPVATGRLLVHAPAVGRIGRMAVLSRLRGSGLGQQVLEALVQAARERGDVEVCLHAQTSAQGFYQRLGFTPRGEVYAEVGIPHIEMFLDIRQ, encoded by the coding sequence ATGAATACTTTGACCATCGGCCCCTGGAGCCAGCTTGGCACCCCGGCCTCCCAGGTACGCACCGCCGTGTTCGTCCACGAACAAAACATCCCCGCCGAGATGGAATGGGACGTGGCCGACCAGACCGCCGTGCATGCCGTGATCTGCGATGCCCAGGGTGAACCCGTGGCTACCGGCCGCTTGCTGGTGCACGCACCGGCCGTGGGGCGCATCGGGCGCATGGCTGTGTTGTCCCGCCTGCGCGGCAGCGGCCTGGGCCAGCAGGTGCTGGAAGCCCTGGTGCAGGCCGCGCGGGAGCGGGGCGATGTGGAGGTGTGCCTGCACGCCCAGACCAGCGCGCAGGGCTTTTACCAGCGGCTGGGCTTCACGCCACGGGGCGAGGTGTACGCGGAAGTGGGGATTCCGCACATCGAGATGTTTTTAGATATCCGCCAGTAG
- the mltG gene encoding endolytic transglycosylase MltG: MLLVAGVGGGAAWWWLHQPLALAAPSLDLAIESGTGARGVAQAAVDAGVQTSPVLLYAWFRASGNGRQIKAGSYEITAGATPISLLDKLVRGDEALRAVTLVEGWNFTQVRAALSKAEQLKPDSQALGNDSIMAALGRPGVHPEGRFFPDTYTYSKGSSDLAVLKRAMHAMDKHLAAAWDLRQPTTQAKTPEQALTLASIIEKETGQSGDRSLVAGVFNNRLRIGMPLQTDPTVIYGLGADFDGNLRKRDLLNDTPYNTYLRRGLPPTPIAMPGKQSLLAAVQPASTTALYFVARGDGSSQFSSSLDEHNTAVNKFQRKK, encoded by the coding sequence TTGCTCTTGGTAGCGGGTGTGGGCGGCGGCGCAGCATGGTGGTGGTTACACCAGCCGCTGGCCCTGGCCGCGCCGTCGCTGGATTTGGCTATCGAGTCCGGCACCGGCGCGCGCGGCGTGGCGCAGGCGGCGGTGGACGCAGGGGTGCAGACCTCGCCAGTGCTGCTCTACGCCTGGTTCCGCGCTTCGGGCAACGGCCGCCAGATCAAGGCGGGCAGCTATGAGATCACCGCCGGTGCCACGCCCATCAGCCTGCTGGACAAGCTGGTGCGCGGCGACGAGGCGCTGCGGGCCGTGACGCTGGTGGAGGGCTGGAACTTCACCCAGGTTCGTGCCGCGCTATCCAAAGCAGAGCAGCTCAAGCCCGACAGTCAAGCGCTGGGCAATGATTCCATCATGGCCGCGCTGGGCCGCCCGGGTGTCCATCCCGAGGGCCGCTTCTTCCCCGACACCTATACCTATTCCAAAGGCAGCAGCGACCTTGCGGTGCTCAAGCGGGCCATGCACGCCATGGACAAACATCTGGCCGCTGCCTGGGATTTGCGCCAGCCCACCACACAGGCCAAAACGCCCGAGCAGGCCCTGACCCTGGCCAGCATCATCGAAAAGGAAACCGGCCAGTCGGGCGACCGCAGCCTGGTGGCGGGTGTGTTCAACAACCGGTTGCGCATCGGCATGCCGTTGCAGACCGACCCGACCGTGATCTACGGCCTGGGCGCCGACTTTGACGGCAATCTGCGCAAGCGCGATCTGCTGAACGACACGCCCTACAACACCTACCTGCGCCGGGGCCTGCCACCCACGCCTATCGCCATGCCCGGCAAGCAATCGCTCCTGGCCGCCGTGCAGCCCGCCAGCACCACCGCCCTGTACTTTGTGGCGCGCGGCGACGGCAGCAGCCAGTTCAGCAGCAGCCTGGACGAGCACAACACGGCCGTCAACAAGTTCCAACGCAAAAAATGA
- the tmk gene encoding dTMP kinase has product MNPPGIFISFEGIDGAGKSSHIAAVADAFRAQGRVVTLTREPGGTPLAEKLRALVLNDAMDPLTEALLVFAARRDHLQQVIEPALARGEVLVCDRFTDATFAYQGGGRGFDWGVLSNLELFVQAVPALGADFIRNPDLTLWFDLPPVVAAERLAGARVPDRFESQPAAFFARVAQGYAQRAAQAPQRIARIDADGERDAVWQQIHAVLVQRGWLGSL; this is encoded by the coding sequence ATGAACCCACCCGGCATCTTTATCAGTTTTGAAGGCATCGATGGCGCGGGCAAATCCAGCCACATCGCTGCCGTGGCCGATGCCTTCCGGGCCCAGGGCCGGGTGGTCACGCTGACCCGCGAACCTGGCGGCACGCCACTGGCCGAGAAGCTGCGGGCCCTGGTGCTCAACGACGCCATGGACCCGCTGACCGAGGCCTTGCTGGTCTTCGCCGCCCGGCGCGACCATCTGCAGCAGGTGATCGAACCGGCCCTGGCGCGGGGCGAAGTGCTGGTCTGCGACCGCTTCACCGATGCCACCTTCGCCTACCAGGGCGGTGGGCGCGGCTTCGATTGGGGCGTGCTATCTAATTTAGAGCTGTTTGTGCAGGCAGTACCAGCGCTGGGGGCCGATTTCATTCGCAACCCTGACCTCACGCTGTGGTTCGATCTGCCGCCCGTTGTCGCCGCCGAGCGGCTGGCTGGGGCCCGCGTGCCCGACCGTTTTGAATCCCAACCCGCCGCTTTCTTTGCCCGTGTGGCCCAGGGCTACGCCCAGCGTGCCGCCCAGGCTCCGCAGCGGATTGCGCGCATCGACGCGGATGGGGAACGCGACGCGGTGTGGCAGCAGATCCATGCCGTACTGGTGCAACGCGGCTGGTTGGGCAGCCTATGA